From Falco cherrug isolate bFalChe1 chromosome 4, bFalChe1.pri, whole genome shotgun sequence, one genomic window encodes:
- the LOC102058368 gene encoding LOW QUALITY PROTEIN: cytoplasmic phosphatidylinositol transfer protein 1-like (The sequence of the model RefSeq protein was modified relative to this genomic sequence to represent the inferred CDS: deleted 2 bases in 1 codon; substituted 1 base at 1 genomic stop codon), which yields MATAHEVTGAESGAAASSVGXWDGSVGGWSASPPPPPSPHPPGPPQNELCPRQRPRLRLTPATMLIKEYRICMPLTTEEYRVGQLYTISKHSHQESEKGEGVEVVKNEPHEDPIHGPGQFTEKRVHLSSKLPSWARAVTPRIFYITEKAWNYYPYTITEYTCSFLPKFSIYIETKYEDNCGDSENIFHSDKILGDHEVSFLDIAFDEIPERYYRSLEDPRFFSSTKTGRGPLREGWRQHTKPIMCSYKLVSVKFEVWGLQTRVEQFVHKVIRDILLIGHRQAFAWVDEWCGMTMEEVRRYERETQEATNELIGLVAPTISVSEVGQPTATHSAPASAPSTPLGDEAPDFLTPPKTRPRKKSAPETLTLPALRERASAE from the exons ATGGCAACCGCTCATGAAGTCACCGGTGCTGAGAGCGGGGCGGCTGCCTCCAGCGTGGGGTGATGGGATGGGAGCGTGGGAGGCTGG AgcgccagcccccccccccccccctcaccgcACCCCCCGGGTCCCCCGCAGAATGAGCTGTGCCCCCGCCAGCGTCCACGCCTCCGCCTGACCCCTGCCACCATGCTCATCAAGGAGTACCGCATCTGTATGCCGCTCACCACCGAGGAG TACCGCGTGGGGCAGCTCTACACCATCAGCAAGCACAGTCACCAGGAGAGCGAGAAGGGCGAGGGCGTGGAGGTGGTGAAGAACGAGCCTCACGAGGACCCCATCCACGGCCCTGGCCAGTTCACCGAGAAGCGCGTCCACCTCTCCAG CAAACTGCCAAGCTGGGCGCGGGCAGTGACCCCCCGCATCTTCTACATCACGGAAAAGGCCTGGAACTACTACCCCTACACCATCACCG AGTACACG TGCTCCTTCCTGCCCAAGTTCTCCATTTACATCGAGACCAAGTACGAGGACAACTGCGGGGACAGTGAGAAC atCTTCCACAGCGATAAAATCCTGGGCGACCACGAGGTCTCCTTCCTGGACATCGCCTTCGACGAGATCCCCGAGCGGTACTACCGCAGCCTGGAG GACCCCCGTTTCTTCAGCTCCACCAAGACGGGCCGGGGGCCGCTGCGGGAGGGCTGGCGCCAGCACACCAAGCCCATCATGTGCTCCTACAAGCTGGTGAGCGTCAAGTTCGAGGTGTGGGGGCTGCAGACGCGGGTGGAGCAGTTCGTGCACAAG GTGATCCGGGACATCCTGCTGATCGGGCACCGGCAGGCTTTCGCCTGGGTGGACGAGTGGTGCG GGATGACGATGGAGGAGGTGCGGCGCTACGAGCGGGAGACGCAGGAGGCCACCAACGAGCTCATCGGCCTGGTGGCACCCACCATCTCGGTCAGCGAGGTGGGGCAGCCCACAGCCACGCACTCGGCCCCTGCCAGcgccccctccaccccccttgGCGACGAGGCCCCCGATTTCCTCACTCCCCCCAAGACTCGCCCGCGCAAGAAGTCGGCGCCGGAGACCCTGACGCTGCCCGCACTGCGGGAACGTGCCAGCGCAGAGTGA
- the LOC102050269 gene encoding LOW QUALITY PROTEIN: myeloid-associated differentiation marker homolog (The sequence of the model RefSeq protein was modified relative to this genomic sequence to represent the inferred CDS: inserted 2 bases in 1 codon; substituted 2 bases at 2 genomic stop codons): MKGPFVPPAMGRAXVPCQAGSTXGGSTPQGSASPXVPAPFAQPRVNDPPARAGAAASPQQPPPGALRGGGGSGAGGPGHRWLGGAGSSLPRAPPLCPGTQIRAAVGSTHFLAAVWVGELAGTMAMVTVNLRAVTSWVGIARIFAIVLSCLAFSLVASTGDFGGPYGTWCMFTWCFCFAVTLLVLVLELLELYSKLPLSWDDFTSAFSMLAALMVFTTSVVFPSTFISSPCTSSKCARQAVATTASCLCFLAYALEVGLTRAKPGDISSFLSTVPGLLKVFEAYVACLIFSLLDAYSSEAGLQWCVAVYSICFIVTLLIIIFTIGRCLTYMPCPLEKMLVGYNTLALMMYITATVIWPLYSFRGKSRPDPCDRNCWWNKCLGVTFLTIFNLIAYLVDLVYSTKMVFIRASP, encoded by the exons ATGAAAGGGCCCTTTGTGCCTCCCGCCATGGGGAGGGCCTAGGTGCcgtgccaggctggcagcac cGGTGGCTCCACGCCTCAGGGCTCGGCGTCACCGTGAGTGCCGGCACCCTTCGCCCAGCCCCGCGTTAATGATCCACCCGCCCGCGCTGGTGCTGccgccagcccccagcagccacccccGGGAGCCCTGCGTGGTGGCGGTGGCAGCGGAGCTGGGGGTCCTGGGCACAGGTGGCTCGGGGGGGccggcagctccctgccccgCGCCCCACCCCTCTGTCCCGGCACCCAGATAAGAGCGGCTGTGGGCAGCACCCATTTCCTGGCCGCGGTGTGGGTGGGAGAGCTGGCCGGGACCATGGCCATGGTGACAGTGAACCTCCGTGCTGTGACCTCCTGGGTGGGCATCGCCCGGATCTTTGCCATCGTGTTGTCCTGCCTCGCCTTCAGCTTGGTGGCCTCCACCGGGGACTTTGGGGGTCCCTATGGGACATGGTGCATGTTCACCTGGTGCTTCTGCTTTGCCGTGACgttgctggtgctggtgctggagctgctggagctctACTCCAAGCTGCCGCTCTCCTGGGATGACTTCACCTCGGCTTTCTCCATGCTGGCAGCATTGATGGTCTTCACCACCTCAGTGGTCTTCCCCTCCACCTTCATCAGCAGCCCTTGCACCAGCAGCAAGTGTGCCCGGCAGGCTGTGGCCACCACcgcctcctgcctctgcttcctCGCCTACGCCCTCGAGGTGGGGCTTACCCGTGCCAAGCCAGGGGACATCAGCAGCTTCCTCTCCACTGTCCCTGGGCTCCTCAAGGTCTTTGAAGCCTACGTGGCTTGTCTCATCTTCTCCTTGCTGGATGCCTACAGTTCAGAAGCTGGCCTGCAGTGGTGTGTGGCCGTCTACTCCATCTGCTTCATTGTCACTCtcctcatcatcatcttcaCCATCGGGCGGTGCCTCACCTACATGCCCTGCCCACTGGAGAAGATGCTGGTGGGCTACAATACCCTGGCCCTGATGATGTACATCACTGCCACTGTTATCTGGCCTCTCTACAGCTTCAGGGGGAAGAGCCGCCCCGACCCCTGCGACAGGAACTGCTGGTGGAACAAGTGCCTGGGGGTCACCTTCCTCACCATCTTCAACCTCATCGCCTACTTGGTGGACCTGGTCTACTCCACCAAGATGGTCTTCATCAGGGCATCTCCCTAA
- the SEPTIN12 gene encoding septin-12 isoform X1 produces the protein MRVSRVGGSRRPPPRPGMARFSVKEHLDGILSDFEALKKSFEVEDGDGASGSPLVSPLPLGTGESCRPLQPDHPPRSGTAAGPSPAPSPVLHSRLSTSLSAGRTNGSASTGITRIASFQTHQGFIAGPGSDGESLRSSSSSLESPAPTGPPQPPGSPTATGPSLKKVPSHNSVFPAELEHPLCGAAASHGSLPALDLHIAEEPGVGTPQLDPLPWGSRSSATQPLTHQPSSSLAPYDGTEEAPGLLTLPEGPGGQLPGGWDVAPRTLPRPQLRVSLSASPSPACRPLPLARGQGEAPPAPTAPSPARAGGLPAPQATTFKLVSQPQTVQVSSQPTFLGGLVLVPALGTLAAATGIRANPPGAGLAGLRGPCVVAMAPGDAADGGWAAVTPEHGSSLEPEERSMEPSAMPEEEMPPSVAPSPAGCQLFGYVGIEAVLDQMKIKTMKTGFEFNIMVVGQSGLGKSTMVNTLFKSKVSRKASQPSQEERIPKTVQLQSVTHVIEEKGVKMKLTVTDTPGFGDQINNENCWDPIIKYINEQYERYLREEILITRKRKIPDTRVHGCVYFIPPTGHWLRPLDLEFMRRLSKIVNVVPVIAKADTLTLEERAEFKQQIQADLKTHAISVYPQEDFDQDPDDRVLNDRIREKIPFAVVGADQEHQVNGKRVLGRKTKWGIIEVENPAHCEFPLLRDLLIRSHLQDLKDITHNVHYESYRVRRLNESNRPALSPLNGLPGKAEGSSDL, from the exons atgcgGGTGTCGCGGGTGGGCGGCAGCCgccggccccccccccgccccggcatGGCTCGGTTCTCCGTCAAAGAGCACCTGGACGGGATCCTCTCCGACTTCGAAG CACTGAAGAAGTCCTTTGAGGTGGAGGATGGGGACGGGGCGTCCGGCTCCCCACTGGTGTCCCCGCTGCCCTTGGGCACTGGTGAGAGCTGCCGGCCGCTGCAGCCCGACCACCCGCCCCGCTCAGGCACCGCTgccggccccagcccagctcccagcccagtgctgcaCAGCCGGCTCAGCACCAGCCTCTCCGCTGGCCGAACCAACGGCAGCGCCAGCACCGGCATCACCCGCATCGCCTCCTTCCAGACTCACCAGGGCTTCATTGCGGGGCCGGGCAGTGACGGCGAAAGTCTCCGCAGCTCGTCCTCCAGCCTGGAGAGCCCTGCGCCCACGGGGCCCCCCCAGCCACCAGGCTCCCCCACAGCTACTGGCCCCAGCTTGAAGAAGGTCCCGTCCCATAACAGCGTCTTCCCAGCAGAACTGGAGCATCCCCtctgtggggctgctgccagccacgGCTCACTGCCAGCGCTGGACCTGCACATCGCTGAGGAGCCAGGGGTGGGGACCCCCCAGCTGGACCCCCTGCCGTGGGGCAGCCGGAGCTCTGCCACTCAGCCTCTCACCcaccagccttcctcctccctggccCCATATGATGGCACCGAGgaagccccagggctgctcacACTCcccgaggggccgggggggcagcTGCCAGGAGGGTGGGATGTGGCCCCCCGCACCCTGCCCCGGCCACAGCTGAGGGTCAGCCTCagcgccagccccagcccagcatgCCGGCCCCTGCCGCTCGCCCGGGGCCAGGGGGAGGCACCCCCGGCCCCCACCGCCCCTTCCCCAgcgagggctggggggctgccagccccccaaGCCACCACCTTCAAGCTGGTGTCCCAGCCGCAGACGGTGCAAGTGAGCTCTCAGCCCACCTTCCTTGGGGGACTGGTGCTGGTACCGGCCCTGGGGACTCTGGCAGCGGCCACTGGAATCAGGGCAAACCCCCCCGGTGCTGGGCtggcggggctgcggggaccCTGCGTGGTGGCAATGGCTCCTGGTGATGCTGCAGATGGCGGCTGGGCTGCGGTGACGCCAGAGCACG GGAGCAGCCTGGAGCCTGAGGAGCGCAGCATGGAGCCATCGGCCATGCCGGAGGAGGAGATGCCCCCCAGCGTGGCACCCAGCCCGGCGGGCTGCCAGCTCTTCGGTTATGTGGGAATCGAAGCCGTGCTCGACCAGATGAAAATCAAAACCATGAAGACGGGCTTCGAGTTCAACATCATGGTTGTGG GGCAGAGCGGGCTGGGGAAGTCAACGATGGTGAACACCCTCTTCAAGTCCAAGGTGAGCCGCAAAGCCTCGCAGCCCAGCCAGGAGGAACGCATCCCCAAAACAGTGCAGCTGCAGTCCGTCACCCATG TTATCGAGGAGAAGGGCGTGAAGATGAAGCTGACGGTGACGGATACACCGGGCTTTGGGGACCAGATCAACAATGAAAACTG CTGGGACCCCATCATCAAATACATCAACGAGCAGTATGAGAGGTACCTACGTGAGGAGATCCTCATTACCCGCAAGAGGAAGATCCCGGACACCCGGGTCCATGGATGCGTCTACTTCATCCCCCCCACGGGTCACTG GCTGCGCCCGCTGGACCTAGAATTCATGCGGCGGCTCAGTAAGATTGTCAACGTGGTGCCAGTGATCGCCAAAGCTGACACGCTCACCCTGGAGGAACGGGCAGAGTTTAAGCAGCAG ATCCAGGCGGACCTGAAGACCCACGCCATCAGTGTGTACCCGCAAGAGGACTTTGACCAGGACCCAGATGACAGGGTGTTGAATGACAGGATTCGG gagaagaTCCCTTTTGCCGTGGTGGGGGCAGACCAGGAGCACCAGGTCAACGGCAAGCGGGTGCTGGGCCGCAAGACCAAATGGGGCATCATTGAAG TGGAGAATCCAGCGCACTGCGAGTTCCCCCTCCTGCGGGACCTGCTGATCCG GTCCCACCTGCAGGACCTGAAGGACATCACCCACAACGTCCATTACGAGAGCTACCGTGTGCGGCGGCTGAACGAGAGCAACCGGCCAGCACTGAGCCCCCTCAACGGGCTGCCTGGCAAGGCCGAGGGCAGCAGTGACCTCTGA
- the SEPTIN12 gene encoding septin-12 isoform X2: MEPSAMPEEEMPPSVAPSPAGCQLFGYVGIEAVLDQMKIKTMKTGFEFNIMVVGQSGLGKSTMVNTLFKSKVSRKASQPSQEERIPKTVQLQSVTHVIEEKGVKMKLTVTDTPGFGDQINNENCWDPIIKYINEQYERYLREEILITRKRKIPDTRVHGCVYFIPPTGHWLRPLDLEFMRRLSKIVNVVPVIAKADTLTLEERAEFKQQIQADLKTHAISVYPQEDFDQDPDDRVLNDRIREKIPFAVVGADQEHQVNGKRVLGRKTKWGIIEVENPAHCEFPLLRDLLIRSHLQDLKDITHNVHYESYRVRRLNESNRPALSPLNGLPGKAEGSSDL, from the exons ATGGAGCCATCGGCCATGCCGGAGGAGGAGATGCCCCCCAGCGTGGCACCCAGCCCGGCGGGCTGCCAGCTCTTCGGTTATGTGGGAATCGAAGCCGTGCTCGACCAGATGAAAATCAAAACCATGAAGACGGGCTTCGAGTTCAACATCATGGTTGTGG GGCAGAGCGGGCTGGGGAAGTCAACGATGGTGAACACCCTCTTCAAGTCCAAGGTGAGCCGCAAAGCCTCGCAGCCCAGCCAGGAGGAACGCATCCCCAAAACAGTGCAGCTGCAGTCCGTCACCCATG TTATCGAGGAGAAGGGCGTGAAGATGAAGCTGACGGTGACGGATACACCGGGCTTTGGGGACCAGATCAACAATGAAAACTG CTGGGACCCCATCATCAAATACATCAACGAGCAGTATGAGAGGTACCTACGTGAGGAGATCCTCATTACCCGCAAGAGGAAGATCCCGGACACCCGGGTCCATGGATGCGTCTACTTCATCCCCCCCACGGGTCACTG GCTGCGCCCGCTGGACCTAGAATTCATGCGGCGGCTCAGTAAGATTGTCAACGTGGTGCCAGTGATCGCCAAAGCTGACACGCTCACCCTGGAGGAACGGGCAGAGTTTAAGCAGCAG ATCCAGGCGGACCTGAAGACCCACGCCATCAGTGTGTACCCGCAAGAGGACTTTGACCAGGACCCAGATGACAGGGTGTTGAATGACAGGATTCGG gagaagaTCCCTTTTGCCGTGGTGGGGGCAGACCAGGAGCACCAGGTCAACGGCAAGCGGGTGCTGGGCCGCAAGACCAAATGGGGCATCATTGAAG TGGAGAATCCAGCGCACTGCGAGTTCCCCCTCCTGCGGGACCTGCTGATCCG GTCCCACCTGCAGGACCTGAAGGACATCACCCACAACGTCCATTACGAGAGCTACCGTGTGCGGCGGCTGAACGAGAGCAACCGGCCAGCACTGAGCCCCCTCAACGGGCTGCCTGGCAAGGCCGAGGGCAGCAGTGACCTCTGA